From the Nitrospirota bacterium genome, one window contains:
- a CDS encoding Mut7-C RNAse domain-containing protein — MQRFIADSMLGRLARWLRLMGFDTIYHPDITDSVLLKIAMEEQRIILTRDTHFLNRKVGDCFFVSSDDVFHQLTEVIKGLRLKMPDKRRCANCNGTLMSEKKEAVSDSVPEYIYRNHDSFLRCTSCQRVYWEGTHYRNFMQRLREEIALWL; from the coding sequence ATGCAGAGATTCATTGCCGATTCGATGCTTGGCAGGCTCGCAAGATGGCTCAGGCTCATGGGCTTCGATACAATCTACCATCCCGATATTACAGACAGTGTGCTCCTTAAGATTGCAATGGAGGAGCAAAGAATCATACTCACGAGAGATACACATTTCCTGAATAGAAAGGTCGGAGATTGCTTTTTCGTAAGCTCAGACGATGTCTTTCATCAGCTTACTGAAGTGATAAAGGGACTAAGGCTAAAGATGCCTGATAAAAGACGATGTGCTAACTGTAACGGGACCCTTATGAGCGAAAAAAAAGAGGCTGTTTCGGACTCTGTTCCCGAATACATCTACAGAAACCATGACTCTTTTTTAAGATGCACCTCCTGCCAGAGGGTTTACTGGGAAGGCACGCATTACAGAAATTTTATGCAAAGGTTGAGGGAAGAGATTGCATTATGGCTTTGA
- the rpoC gene encoding DNA-directed RNA polymerase subunit beta': MKEEYTVFQGTKTPTDFDAIRIKLASPEKIREWSYGEIKKPETINYRTFKPERDGLFCAKIFGPVKDWECICGKYKRMKHRGVVCDKCGVEVIQSRVRRERLGHIELATPVAHIWFLKGVPSRIGTLLDMSMRHLERVLYFEDYVVIDGGDTPIKTKELLTEEEFRKAVSEYGSRFKAGMGAEAVRELLRSVNLDVLSKHLKASIKESQSIGVKKKLTKRLKVVEAFRNSGNKPEWMILDVIPVLPPDLRPLLPLEGGRFATSDLNDLYRRVINRNNRLKRLMELKAPSVIIKNEKRMLQESVDALFDNGRRSKVLKATTKRPLKSLSDMIKGKQGRFRQNLLGKRVDYSGRTVVVVGPELKLHQCGLPKRMALELFKPFIFNKLEEKGLATTIKMAKKLVEKEMPEVWDALDEVIAEHAVLLNRAPTLHRLGIQAFDPVLVEGKAIKLHPLVCTAFNADFDGDQMAVHIPLSVEAQVEARVLMMSVNNLLSPANGRPIVTPTQDMVLGIYYLTKKKNNAKGEGKIFASPSDVRIAYDADALSEHAGIKVRMDSGDGGKKLVDTTCGRVLFSEIIPTGIPYSLINKDLNKKELAKVIDYSFKYAGKRQTVVFLDSLEKLGFEYATKSGLSICMSDMHIPAKKAQLIHDAEQEVLEIQKQYADGLITQGERYNKVIDIWANVTEKVADEMLKELGAEDGKKFTEEELKEKRSFNSIFMMADSGARGSTAQIRQLAGMRGLMAKPTGEIIETPITANFREGLSPLQYFISTHGARKGLADTALKTANSGYLTRRLVDVSQDVIVTEDDCKTNAGITVTSLVEGGEIIQPLEERLLGRFSVEDIKDPLTKELIVKRTDEIDDELTHKIVEAGIDRVKIRSVLTCQSEYGICAKCYGRDLARGELVELGEAVGIIAAQSIGEPGTQLTMRTFHIGGAASKVVEQTVLEAKNPGTVKFQNINTVKNREGVHVVMNRNGMIAVVDSKGREKEKYSVVYGAKLRVENGSKVVGGQKLVEWDPYSTPILTEVGGKIAHGDIVSGVSIKEEVDEITGLSHRVIIDYPANMRPRVSIKDEHGKATLKIPGTANLARYLLPSGAHVLVEKGDIVHPGDAIAKIPRETTKTKDITGGLPRVAELFEARRPKEQAIVAEIDGMVEFKGAHKGMRVVVVKGGTDQKEYLIPKGKHVSVHEGDWVKAGEPLMDGSVNPHSVLDILGPKELQRYLVDEVQKVYRLQGVSINDKHIEIIVRQMMKRVRIEDSGDTDFLIGEHVDRAVFYKHNEEVKKKGGKPAHGKPLLLGITKASLTTESVISAASFQETTRVLTEAAISGAVDELKGLKENVIMGRVVPAGTGMQRYRNTFVKRELPELFAGLFEKKQPSEGESIEE; encoded by the coding sequence TTGAAAGAAGAATATACTGTTTTTCAGGGGACAAAGACCCCAACTGACTTTGATGCCATCAGGATAAAACTGGCATCTCCTGAAAAGATAAGGGAATGGTCATACGGAGAGATTAAAAAGCCCGAGACTATTAATTACAGGACATTCAAGCCAGAAAGGGATGGACTTTTCTGTGCAAAGATATTCGGTCCGGTAAAAGACTGGGAGTGCATATGCGGAAAATACAAACGCATGAAGCACAGAGGGGTTGTCTGCGATAAATGCGGGGTTGAGGTTATTCAGTCGAGGGTCAGAAGGGAAAGATTAGGACATATAGAGCTTGCAACCCCTGTGGCACATATCTGGTTTCTGAAGGGAGTTCCATCGAGAATAGGAACACTGCTCGATATGTCGATGAGGCACCTCGAAAGGGTCCTTTATTTCGAGGACTATGTGGTCATAGACGGAGGGGATACACCTATTAAGACAAAGGAGCTTCTGACAGAGGAGGAATTTAGAAAGGCTGTTTCAGAGTATGGCAGTAGGTTTAAGGCAGGAATGGGAGCTGAGGCAGTAAGGGAGCTTTTAAGATCAGTGAACCTCGATGTCCTGTCTAAACATCTAAAGGCTTCTATAAAAGAATCCCAGTCCATTGGAGTCAAAAAGAAGCTCACCAAAAGACTTAAGGTGGTTGAGGCATTCAGGAATTCTGGAAATAAGCCCGAATGGATGATTTTAGATGTCATACCTGTTTTGCCTCCTGACCTGAGACCGCTTTTACCTCTCGAAGGAGGAAGGTTTGCAACATCGGACCTCAATGACCTTTACAGAAGAGTCATTAACAGAAATAACAGGCTTAAGAGACTGATGGAGCTTAAGGCGCCATCTGTCATTATCAAGAACGAAAAGAGAATGCTTCAGGAATCGGTGGATGCCCTTTTTGACAATGGAAGAAGAAGTAAGGTTCTAAAGGCAACCACTAAAAGGCCTTTAAAGTCTCTCTCTGACATGATAAAGGGAAAGCAGGGTAGGTTCAGGCAGAACCTCCTCGGAAAAAGAGTGGATTACTCCGGCAGGACAGTTGTAGTCGTAGGACCTGAGCTAAAGCTCCATCAGTGCGGGCTTCCAAAGAGGATGGCATTGGAGCTGTTCAAGCCATTTATATTCAATAAGCTCGAAGAAAAGGGTCTTGCCACAACAATAAAGATGGCAAAGAAACTCGTTGAGAAGGAAATGCCCGAGGTATGGGATGCCCTCGATGAGGTTATAGCAGAGCATGCAGTGCTTCTTAACCGTGCACCAACCCTTCACAGGTTAGGTATTCAGGCATTTGACCCTGTGCTTGTGGAAGGCAAGGCAATAAAACTCCACCCTCTCGTGTGCACTGCATTCAATGCGGACTTTGACGGAGACCAGATGGCAGTTCATATTCCGCTTTCGGTAGAAGCACAGGTAGAGGCAAGGGTCCTTATGATGTCGGTTAATAACCTCCTTTCGCCTGCAAACGGAAGACCTATTGTAACGCCGACTCAGGACATGGTCTTAGGAATATATTATCTAACAAAGAAGAAAAACAATGCCAAAGGAGAAGGCAAGATATTTGCCAGTCCCTCTGATGTCAGAATTGCATACGATGCAGACGCCTTGAGCGAGCATGCAGGTATAAAGGTGAGGATGGACAGTGGAGATGGCGGCAAAAAGCTTGTAGATACAACCTGTGGAAGGGTTCTCTTCAGCGAAATCATTCCCACAGGTATCCCGTATTCGCTTATAAACAAAGACCTGAACAAGAAAGAGCTGGCAAAGGTAATAGATTACTCTTTTAAGTATGCCGGAAAAAGACAAACAGTCGTATTCTTAGACAGCCTCGAGAAATTAGGCTTTGAGTATGCAACGAAATCAGGACTATCCATATGCATGTCAGATATGCATATCCCTGCAAAAAAAGCCCAATTGATTCATGATGCAGAGCAGGAGGTCTTAGAGATACAGAAGCAGTATGCAGATGGCCTTATAACGCAGGGCGAAAGGTACAATAAGGTCATTGACATATGGGCAAATGTAACCGAAAAGGTAGCAGATGAGATGCTGAAAGAGCTTGGGGCTGAGGACGGAAAAAAGTTTACCGAGGAGGAATTGAAGGAAAAGCGCTCTTTCAATAGCATCTTCATGATGGCTGACTCAGGCGCAAGGGGCTCCACTGCCCAGATAAGACAGCTTGCAGGCATGAGGGGTCTGATGGCAAAGCCAACTGGCGAAATAATAGAGACACCAATCACTGCAAACTTCAGAGAGGGGCTTTCTCCACTTCAGTACTTTATCTCGACACACGGAGCAAGAAAAGGTCTTGCAGACACTGCCCTTAAGACTGCAAACTCAGGCTATCTTACAAGAAGGCTCGTGGATGTCTCTCAGGATGTCATTGTCACAGAGGATGACTGTAAGACAAATGCAGGCATAACAGTCACTTCCCTTGTGGAGGGCGGTGAGATAATACAGCCGCTTGAAGAAAGACTGTTGGGCAGGTTCTCGGTGGAAGACATAAAAGACCCCCTTACTAAGGAACTGATTGTAAAGAGAACCGATGAGATAGATGACGAGTTAACCCATAAGATAGTCGAGGCAGGAATCGACAGGGTCAAGATAAGATCTGTCCTCACATGCCAGTCAGAATACGGCATATGTGCAAAGTGCTATGGAAGGGACCTTGCGAGAGGAGAGCTTGTGGAGTTGGGCGAGGCAGTTGGGATAATAGCCGCACAGTCCATCGGAGAGCCCGGAACACAGCTTACAATGAGGACCTTCCATATTGGAGGTGCCGCATCGAAGGTTGTCGAGCAGACCGTGCTCGAGGCAAAAAACCCGGGCACCGTTAAGTTCCAAAACATAAACACCGTTAAAAACCGCGAGGGCGTTCATGTCGTAATGAACAGAAACGGAATGATTGCGGTTGTCGATTCAAAGGGAAGGGAAAAGGAGAAATACTCTGTTGTCTATGGAGCGAAGCTCAGGGTTGAAAATGGCAGTAAGGTGGTAGGAGGCCAGAAGCTTGTGGAATGGGATCCTTATTCCACTCCTATATTAACAGAGGTTGGCGGAAAGATTGCCCACGGAGACATAGTGTCCGGGGTAAGCATTAAAGAAGAGGTTGACGAAATCACTGGACTTTCCCACAGGGTGATTATAGATTATCCTGCCAATATGAGGCCGAGGGTCTCTATTAAGGACGAACATGGAAAGGCAACACTCAAGATACCGGGAACAGCCAATCTTGCAAGGTATCTTCTTCCTTCAGGGGCACATGTGCTAGTTGAAAAAGGCGACATCGTACATCCAGGAGATGCCATCGCAAAGATACCGCGTGAGACAACAAAGACAAAGGACATAACAGGAGGTCTTCCGAGAGTTGCCGAGCTCTTTGAGGCAAGAAGACCCAAGGAGCAGGCAATAGTTGCAGAAATAGATGGCATGGTGGAGTTCAAGGGTGCTCATAAGGGCATGAGGGTTGTAGTTGTCAAAGGAGGAACGGACCAGAAAGAGTATCTCATTCCAAAGGGCAAGCATGTCAGCGTTCATGAGGGAGACTGGGTAAAGGCAGGAGAGCCACTCATGGATGGCTCGGTCAACCCCCACAGCGTTCTGGACATCCTTGGACCAAAAGAGCTTCAGAGATACCTCGTGGATGAGGTTCAGAAGGTCTACAGACTTCAGGGTGTCTCCATAAACGACAAACACATAGAGATAATCGTTAGACAGATGATGAAACGGGTCAGAATCGAGGACTCCGGAGATACGGATTTCCTTATTGGAGAGCATGTGGACAGGGCAGTCTTTTACAAGCACAACGAAGAGGTGAAAAAGAAAGGCGGAAAACCTGCACATGGCAAGCCCCTGCTTCTGGGTATTACAAAGGCATCCCTTACAACAGAGTCCGTTATATCAGCCGCATCGTTTCAGGAGACAACGAGGGTCCTTACAGAGGCCGCAATAAGCGGTGCAGTCGATGAGCTCAAGGGCCTTAAGGAGAATGTGATAATGGGCAGGGTTGTCCCTGCTGGAACAGGGATGCAGAGATACAGAAACACATTCGTAAAAAGGGAACTGCCTGAGCTCTTTGCAGGCTTGTTCGAAAAGAAACAACCCTCTGAAGGGGAATCCATAGAGGAGTAA
- the rpoB gene encoding DNA-directed RNA polymerase subunit beta: MARNLRERLNFGKIPPTLEVSNLIEIQTRSFEKFLQKDVLPQKKQDIGLQSALKSVFPISDYNETASIEFIEYSVGEPKFSERESLMKGVTYAAPLKIKVKLNLWETTGDKKRLKESKEQDVYIGEMPLMTETGSFIINGTERVVVSQLHRSSGVFFGHSKGKTHTSGRLLYSARVIPARGSWLDFEFDTKDILYVRIDRKKKLPVTIVLKALGYSNVDILQLFYPIEKIRFDGKLWRRPVGDVLAGIRAGENIVEPRTKELISKEGSKITRASIKRMETAGITSIPITEKEIIGRITLKDIIDPVTGEIIVGSNEAITEQAFQQIKTIKADKLELIFIDEVSYLPALRDTLLTDKVTAQNDALMEIYKKLRPGEPPNIKAAKELFNGLFFDPKRYDLSPVGRLKINKRLGIDTPLDVKVLTDKDIIEIVRYLLSLRIGKGEVDDIDHLGNRRVRAVGEILENQFRIGLVRMERAVREKMTLTELEEAMPHDLINTKPVMAAVKEFFGSSQLSQFMDQTNPLSEITHKRRLSALGPGGLTRERAGFEVRDVHPTHYGRICPVETPEGPNIGLITSLATYGKVNEYGFIEVPYRKVSEGRVTEEVHYLSAIEGEKFIIAEATSPVDKKGHLVGETVSARIGGDFKIVTPKEIQYMDVSPKQIVGVSAALIPFLENDDANRALMGSNMQRQAVPLLTAEAPYVGTGMEYVVAKDSGATISAKRPGVVESVDSTRIVVSAKDGGVDIYSLMKYQRSNQATNINQKPIVNVGDKVKKGDTLADGSSTDMGELALGKNVLVAFMPWGGYNFEDAILISERLVKEDVFTSVHIEEFDIEARETKLGPEEITRDVPNVGEEALMNLDESGIIRIGTEVKPGDILVGKVTPKGETQLTPEEKLLRAIFGEKAEEAKESCLYVPPGIEGIIIDTRVFSRKGIQKDERAKSIEGEDILRLQRDLEEEVRIITEDKFKKLRDALLGAKVSEEIRESKTKELICKKGAVLTEKHIEKIKDGNLLKIKVEDEDLREKLLSINSEANQYIRYLERRYDDKISNLKRGDELPPGVIKIVKVYVAMKRKLQVGDKMAGRHGNKGVVSVVLPEEDMPYLPDGTTVDIVLNPLGVPSRMNVGQILEAHLGWAAKALGTHIATPVFEGAKESEIKDYLKRAGLPQTGQITLYDGKTGQSFQKPVTVGYMYMMKLHHLVDDKIHARSIGPYSLVTQQPLGGKAQFGGQRLGEMEVWALEAYGAAHTLQEFLTVKSDDVAGRAHIYEAIVKGEPTVEPGVPESFHVLIKELQSLALDVEILEKKQKGGQV; this comes from the coding sequence ATGGCAAGGAATTTAAGGGAAAGATTGAATTTCGGAAAGATTCCGCCAACCCTTGAGGTTTCAAACCTTATAGAGATACAGACAAGGTCATTTGAAAAATTCCTTCAAAAAGATGTTCTGCCTCAAAAAAAGCAGGACATCGGGCTTCAGTCTGCGCTGAAAAGCGTATTCCCTATAAGCGACTATAACGAGACTGCCTCTATAGAGTTCATAGAGTACAGTGTCGGAGAGCCAAAGTTCAGCGAAAGGGAATCCCTCATGAAGGGCGTAACCTATGCGGCACCTCTTAAGATAAAGGTTAAGCTCAACCTCTGGGAAACCACTGGAGATAAAAAGAGGCTTAAGGAGTCAAAGGAGCAGGATGTCTATATAGGAGAGATGCCCCTGATGACAGAGACAGGCTCATTCATAATAAATGGAACCGAAAGGGTTGTCGTTAGCCAGCTTCACAGGTCCTCTGGGGTGTTCTTTGGACACAGCAAAGGAAAAACCCATACAAGTGGAAGACTCCTTTACTCTGCGAGGGTGATACCAGCAAGAGGCTCATGGCTGGATTTCGAGTTCGATACAAAAGACATTCTCTATGTAAGAATCGATAGAAAAAAGAAATTGCCTGTCACGATAGTGCTGAAGGCATTAGGCTATAGCAATGTGGATATCCTTCAGCTCTTTTACCCGATTGAAAAGATAAGGTTTGACGGCAAACTCTGGAGAAGACCAGTAGGAGATGTCCTTGCAGGCATAAGGGCTGGAGAAAATATAGTAGAGCCTCGTACAAAAGAGCTTATCTCAAAAGAAGGCAGTAAGATTACAAGGGCCTCTATTAAGAGGATGGAGACTGCTGGCATCACGAGCATCCCGATAACCGAAAAGGAGATAATCGGCAGGATTACCCTTAAAGACATAATAGACCCTGTGACCGGAGAGATAATAGTTGGCAGTAACGAGGCAATAACAGAGCAGGCATTTCAGCAAATAAAAACCATAAAGGCAGATAAATTAGAGCTGATTTTCATAGATGAGGTAAGTTACCTGCCTGCACTCAGGGATACCCTTCTTACGGATAAGGTAACTGCTCAGAATGATGCCCTTATGGAGATTTATAAGAAACTAAGGCCAGGAGAGCCACCAAATATAAAAGCCGCAAAGGAACTCTTTAACGGGCTGTTTTTTGACCCTAAAAGATACGACCTTTCTCCTGTAGGAAGGCTAAAGATCAACAAGAGGCTTGGCATTGACACACCACTTGATGTAAAAGTCCTCACTGACAAAGACATCATCGAGATAGTCAGGTATCTGCTTTCCCTGAGAATAGGCAAAGGAGAGGTGGACGATATAGACCATCTTGGAAACAGGCGTGTAAGGGCAGTAGGGGAGATCCTCGAGAACCAGTTCAGAATCGGGCTTGTAAGGATGGAGCGGGCTGTAAGAGAAAAGATGACCCTTACCGAGCTTGAAGAGGCAATGCCACATGACCTGATAAACACAAAGCCTGTAATGGCAGCAGTCAAGGAGTTCTTTGGCTCAAGCCAATTAAGCCAGTTCATGGACCAGACAAACCCGCTTTCCGAGATTACGCACAAAAGGCGGTTAAGCGCCCTTGGCCCTGGTGGCCTTACAAGGGAAAGGGCAGGCTTTGAAGTAAGAGATGTGCATCCGACCCACTACGGAAGAATCTGCCCTGTGGAGACACCCGAAGGTCCAAATATCGGACTCATTACATCTCTGGCTACATATGGAAAGGTCAACGAGTATGGGTTCATAGAGGTGCCATATAGAAAGGTCTCTGAAGGCAGGGTTACAGAGGAGGTGCATTACCTTTCTGCAATAGAGGGCGAAAAATTCATTATTGCAGAGGCGACCTCGCCTGTGGACAAAAAGGGGCATCTTGTGGGCGAGACGGTCTCTGCAAGAATAGGAGGGGATTTTAAGATAGTAACCCCAAAGGAAATTCAATATATGGATGTATCGCCAAAACAGATTGTCGGAGTTTCGGCCGCCCTCATACCATTCCTTGAAAACGATGATGCAAACAGAGCACTCATGGGCTCAAATATGCAGAGGCAGGCAGTGCCTTTGCTTACTGCCGAGGCGCCTTATGTTGGCACAGGTATGGAATATGTGGTTGCGAAAGATTCAGGGGCAACTATTTCTGCAAAGAGGCCAGGGGTTGTAGAGTCGGTAGATTCCACAAGGATAGTTGTCTCTGCAAAGGATGGAGGAGTCGATATATATAGCCTCATGAAATACCAGAGGTCTAATCAGGCTACAAATATAAATCAGAAGCCAATCGTCAATGTTGGAGATAAGGTCAAAAAAGGAGATACCCTCGCAGACGGCTCCTCAACGGACATGGGAGAGCTTGCCTTAGGAAAAAATGTCCTTGTGGCATTCATGCCATGGGGCGGATATAACTTCGAGGATGCAATCCTTATAAGCGAAAGACTCGTCAAGGAGGATGTATTCACCTCTGTTCATATCGAGGAGTTCGATATCGAGGCAAGGGAGACAAAACTTGGTCCTGAGGAGATAACCAGAGATGTCCCCAATGTTGGAGAAGAGGCACTTATGAACCTCGATGAAAGCGGTATCATAAGGATTGGCACAGAGGTCAAGCCGGGAGATATTCTGGTTGGCAAGGTCACGCCAAAAGGAGAGACCCAGCTTACTCCAGAGGAGAAACTCCTGAGAGCGATATTCGGCGAGAAGGCCGAAGAGGCAAAGGAAAGCTGTCTATATGTTCCGCCTGGAATAGAAGGGATTATTATCGATACCCGTGTGTTTTCCAGAAAAGGCATCCAGAAAGACGAAAGGGCTAAGAGTATAGAGGGTGAAGACATACTCAGGCTTCAGCGCGACCTCGAAGAAGAGGTTAGGATTATAACAGAGGATAAATTCAAAAAACTAAGGGATGCCCTCCTCGGAGCAAAGGTCTCGGAGGAGATAAGGGAGTCTAAAACCAAAGAGCTTATATGCAAAAAAGGAGCTGTTCTCACGGAAAAGCACATAGAAAAGATTAAAGATGGAAACCTCCTCAAGATAAAGGTAGAGGATGAGGATTTAAGGGAAAAGCTCCTCTCGATAAACAGCGAGGCAAACCAGTATATACGATACCTCGAGAGAAGATATGACGATAAAATCAGCAACCTTAAAAGAGGAGACGAGCTTCCTCCTGGGGTCATCAAGATTGTAAAGGTCTATGTGGCAATGAAGAGGAAGCTTCAGGTAGGCGATAAAATGGCTGGAAGACATGGAAACAAGGGAGTCGTCTCGGTTGTCCTGCCAGAAGAAGACATGCCTTATCTGCCAGATGGAACTACGGTTGACATTGTGCTTAACCCCCTTGGAGTGCCATCGAGAATGAATGTTGGTCAAATACTCGAAGCACACTTAGGATGGGCCGCAAAGGCATTGGGCACTCACATTGCAACACCTGTGTTTGAAGGGGCAAAGGAATCCGAGATAAAGGATTACCTTAAGCGTGCAGGATTGCCTCAGACAGGACAGATTACCCTTTATGACGGAAAAACAGGACAATCCTTTCAGAAGCCTGTTACAGTGGGCTATATGTACATGATGAAGCTTCATCACCTCGTAGACGACAAGATTCATGCCCGAAGCATTGGACCTTACTCTCTGGTAACTCAACAGCCATTGGGAGGAAAGGCTCAGTTTGGAGGACAGAGGCTCGGAGAGATGGAGGTCTGGGCATTAGAGGCATATGGAGCCGCACACACACTTCAGGAGTTCCTCACCGTAAAAAGCGATGATGTCGCAGGAAGGGCACACATCTATGAGGCAATCGTAAAAGGAGAGCCAACAGTAGAGCCCGGAGTTCCAGAGTCCTTCCATGTCTTAATAAAAGAACTCCAGAGTCTTGCATTAGATGTCGAAATTTTGGAAAAAAAGCAAAAAGGGGGGCAGGTTTGA
- the rplL gene encoding 50S ribosomal protein L7/L12, with the protein MTKEQVFEFIDNMTVLEMSKFIKEFEDRYGVTAAAPISMAGMPQSAQAAAPVVEEKTSFDVILSSAGDKKIQVIKVVRELTSLGLKEAKELVDSSPKPVKAGVSKEEAEAIKAKLEAQGAVVEIK; encoded by the coding sequence ATTACAAAGGAACAGGTTTTTGAGTTTATCGACAATATGACTGTGCTTGAGATGTCAAAGTTCATAAAGGAGTTTGAGGACAGATACGGCGTTACTGCCGCGGCTCCTATTTCGATGGCAGGGATGCCTCAGTCTGCACAGGCCGCCGCACCGGTGGTGGAAGAAAAGACAAGCTTCGATGTCATATTATCTTCAGCTGGAGATAAAAAGATTCAGGTTATAAAGGTCGTCAGAGAGCTAACCTCTCTGGGACTTAAAGAGGCTAAAGAGCTCGTTGACAGCTCACCAAAGCCTGTAAAGGCAGGTGTCTCAAAAGAAGAGGCAGAAGCAATAAAGGCAAAGCTTGAGGCACAGGGAGCTGTCGTAGAAATAAAATAA
- a CDS encoding 50S ribosomal protein L10, protein MNRQDKIELASQLKEKFLKAKAVVFTDYTGITVAEMAQLRKHLGSNLLYKVIKNTIALKASVDTPVSVAQKHLKGQVGIAVGYDDPVELVKKVISFSKKNEKLRLSAGVIEGRLYTDIDLKEIAELPSKQVLLSMLAGVMQAPLGKLAGGLSATLSSFAHAMNALATQKTT, encoded by the coding sequence CTGAACAGACAGGACAAAATAGAGCTTGCCTCTCAATTAAAGGAGAAGTTTCTGAAGGCAAAGGCAGTTGTATTCACAGACTACACAGGCATTACGGTGGCTGAGATGGCTCAACTGAGAAAACATCTGGGGAGTAACCTTCTGTATAAGGTAATAAAAAACACCATTGCACTAAAGGCATCCGTGGATACACCTGTTTCTGTTGCCCAAAAGCACCTCAAGGGTCAGGTTGGCATTGCAGTAGGATATGACGACCCTGTGGAGCTTGTTAAAAAGGTCATCTCGTTTTCAAAAAAGAACGAAAAACTCAGACTATCGGCAGGTGTTATAGAAGGCAGACTCTACACAGACATTGACCTTAAGGAGATAGCAGAACTGCCTTCAAAACAGGTTTTACTGAGCATGCTTGCAGGCGTTATGCAGGCACCTCTCGGAAAATTGGCAGGAGGGCTTTCAGCCACTCTAAGTTCGTTTGCTCATGCAATGAATGCATTGGCTACACAAAAGACAACATAA
- a CDS encoding 50S ribosomal protein L1 has protein sequence MGKKLIIAKEKVDKTKGYTIEEAVSLVKETAYTKFDETVDMAVNLGVDPKKSEQMVRGTVQLPHGTGKKIKVLVFAKGQKEKEAQEAGADYTGGDDLIEKIKQGWLDFDMTVATPDMMGAVGKIGKLLGPRGLMPNPKLGTVTFDIAKTVKDLKTGKVQYKVEKAGIVHVPVGKVSFGKDALMENIKAVLDSILKAKPTTSKGTYLKKVSLSSTMGAGILVDTGKLLGK, from the coding sequence ATGGGGAAAAAACTCATAATCGCTAAAGAAAAGGTTGACAAGACAAAGGGATACACAATCGAAGAGGCAGTGAGCCTTGTTAAGGAGACTGCTTATACAAAATTTGACGAGACAGTCGATATGGCAGTAAACCTTGGGGTTGACCCAAAAAAGTCAGAGCAGATGGTTAGAGGCACTGTTCAGTTGCCACACGGAACAGGAAAAAAAATCAAGGTGCTCGTCTTTGCAAAGGGTCAGAAGGAGAAAGAGGCACAAGAGGCAGGTGCTGATTATACAGGTGGAGACGACCTTATAGAGAAGATAAAACAGGGATGGCTTGACTTTGATATGACGGTGGCTACCCCTGACATGATGGGTGCGGTTGGAAAGATTGGAAAGCTCCTTGGTCCAAGAGGTCTTATGCCTAACCCAAAGTTAGGAACCGTAACCTTTGACATAGCAAAAACCGTAAAAGACCTCAAGACAGGAAAGGTCCAGTATAAGGTCGAAAAAGCAGGCATCGTTCATGTGCCTGTTGGAAAGGTTTCATTTGGAAAAGATGCGCTCATGGAGAATATAAAGGCAGTTTTGGATTCGATACTAAAGGCAAAGCCGACGACGAGTAAGGGAACCTATCTTAAAAAGGTCTCCCTTTCATCTACGATGGGAGCCGGCATTCTGGTTGACACAGGAAAACTCTTAGGTAAATGA
- the rplK gene encoding 50S ribosomal protein L11 — MAKKEMIAQVKLQIPSGKANPAPPVGPALGPHGVNIMEFCKAFNSQTQSMGDTIVPVVLTVYSDRSFTFITKTPPASELIKKAVGIVKGSGIPNKEKVGKLTAEQVRVIAQTKLPDLNTDSIESAMEIVKGTARSMGVDIVD, encoded by the coding sequence ATGGCAAAGAAAGAGATGATTGCACAAGTAAAGCTTCAGATACCATCGGGAAAGGCAAACCCAGCACCACCTGTTGGCCCTGCACTTGGGCCTCATGGCGTAAATATCATGGAGTTCTGTAAGGCATTTAACAGCCAGACACAGTCTATGGGAGACACCATAGTGCCTGTTGTTCTGACTGTCTACTCTGACAGGTCATTCACATTTATAACAAAGACCCCGCCTGCATCGGAGCTGATTAAAAAGGCAGTTGGCATAGTCAAGGGCTCAGGCATCCCAAATAAAGAAAAAGTAGGCAAGCTGACTGCCGAGCAGGTAAGGGTAATTGCGCAGACTAAATTGCCTGACCTCAATACAGACAGCATTGAATCGGCAATGGAGATAGTCAAAGGCACAGCAAGAAGCATGGGTGTAGATATCGTAGATTGA